One window of Papaver somniferum cultivar HN1 chromosome 9, ASM357369v1, whole genome shotgun sequence genomic DNA carries:
- the LOC113310868 gene encoding elongation factor 1-alpha has protein sequence MGKEKVHINIVVIGHVDSGKSTTTGHLIYKLGGIDKRVIERFEKEAAEMNKRSFKYAWVLDKLKAERERGITIDIALWKFETTKYYCTVIDAPGHRDFIKNMITGTSQADCAVLIIDSTTGGFEAGISKDGQTREHALLAFTLGVKQMICCCNKMDATTPKYSKARYDEIVKEVSSYLKKVGYNPDKIAFVPISGFEGDNMIERSTNLDWYKGPTLLEALDNISEPKRPSDKPLRLPLQDVYKIGGIGTVPVGRVETGFIKPGMVVTFGPTGLTTEVKSVEMHHEALQEALPGDNVGFNVKNVAVKDLKRGFVASNSKDDPAREAANFTSQVIIMNHPGQIGNGYAPVLDCHTSHIAVKFAEILTKIDRRSGKELEKEPKFLKNGDAGIIKMLPTKPMVVETFSQYPPLGRFAVRDMRQTVAVGVIKEVEKKDPSGAKVTKSAAKKK, from the exons ATGGGAAAGGAGAAGGTTCACATCAACATTGTTGTCATTGGACATGTTGACTCTGGGAAATCAACCACCACCGGTCACTTGATCTACAAGCTTGGAGGTATTGACAAGCGTGTGATTGAGAGGTTCGAGAAAGAGGCTGCTGAGATGAACAAGAGGTCATTCAAGTACGCATGGGTTCTTGACAAGCTTAAGGCTGAACGTGAGCGTGGTATTACTATTGATATTGCCTTGTGGAAGTTTGAGACCACCAAGTACTACTGCACAGTTATTGATGCTCCTGGACATCGTGATTTTATTAAGAACATGATTACTGGTACCTCTCAAGCCGATTGTGCTGTACTTATTATTGACTCCACCACTGGAGGTTTTGAGGCTGGTATATCCAAGGATGGCCAGACTCGTGAGCACGCCCTTCTTGCTTTCACACTTGGTGTCAAGCAGATGATCTGCTGCTGTAACAAG atGGATGCCACCACCCCCAAGTACTCGAAGGCTAGATATGATGAAATTGTGAAGGAGGTCTCATCTTACTTGAAGAAGGTTGGGTACAACCCAGACAAAATTGCCTTTGTTCCCATCTCTGGATTTGAGGGAGACAACATGATTGAGAGGTCCACCAACCTTGACTGGTACAAGGGACCAACTCTTCTTGAGGCTCTTGACAATATCTCTGAGCCAAAGAGGCCCTCAGACAAGCCCCTCCGACTCCCACTTCAGGATGTTTACAAGATTGGAGGTATTGGAACTGTGCCAGTGGGACGtgttgaaactggtttcatcaagcCTGGAATGGTTGTCACTTTTGGACCCACTGGGTTGACTACTGAAGTTAAGTCCGTGGAGATGCACCACGAGGCTCTCCAAGAAGCTCTTCCAGGTGACAATGTCGGGTTCAACGTTAAGAATGTTGCTGTTAAGGATCTCAAGCGTGGTTTCGTGGCTTCCAACTCCAAGGATGACCCTGCCAGGGAAGCAGCCAACTTCACCTCCCAGGTCATCATCATGAACCACCCCGGTCAAATTGGTAATGGTTATGCCCCAGTCCTTGACTGTCACACTTCTCACATTGCTGTTAAGTTTGCCGAAATCCTCACCAAGATCGATAGGCGATCTGGAAAGGAGCTTGAGAAGGAGCCTAAGTTCTTGAAGAATGGTGATGCTGGTATTATTAAGATGCTTCCAACCAAGCCCATGGTTGTGGAGACCTTCTCTCAGTACCCACCTCTTGGACGATTCGCTGTGAGGGACATGAGGCAGACAGTTGCTGTTGGTGTTATTAAGGAAGTTGAGAAGAAAGACCCATCAGGTGCCAAGGTCACCAAGTCTGCTGCCAAGAAGAAATGA